A genomic stretch from Lathyrus oleraceus cultivar Zhongwan6 chromosome 2, CAAS_Psat_ZW6_1.0, whole genome shotgun sequence includes:
- the LOC127121408 gene encoding protein argonaute 10-like — MKSIIRARDKGVKFEVHWSAEDQLIFFHQACVSIEDGYLPKVTFVVVQKRHHTRLFSVNPKETDRSGNIMPGTVVDTSICHPREFDFYLNSHAGIQGTSRPTHYHVLYDENKFTADQLQSLTNNLLSCMQFLLPIMHTCYYSSWVDGRYFV, encoded by the exons atgaagtcaatcattcgtgcaagagacaagggtgtaaaatttgaagtacattggagtgctgaagaccaactaattttttttcatcaggcttgtgtctcaatagaggatgggtatctacctaaagttacttttgtagtggtccaaaagagacatcacacccgtctcttttctgtcaaccccaaagagaccgatagaagtggaaatattatgccag gaaccgtggtagacaccagcatttgtcaccctagggaatttgatttttaccttaacagccatgcaggaattcag gggactagtcgaccaacgcattatcatgtgctgtatgatgaaaataaattcacTGCAGACCAGCTACAGAGTTTGACCAATAACTTGTTATCTTGTATGCAGTTCCTCCTGCCTATTATGCACACTTGCTATTATTCAtcatgggtggatgggcgttattttgtttag